The DNA segment ATCACATTTTGGATTGAATGTGCTGAAGGCAAAGATCCCACTTTTTGTATTGTTACGAGGGCATTATTGGTCAGAAATTGAATTTGCAAAAAAAACGCTGTATCATGGAGCATTAATGCGTCTAGTGCTTTGGTTTAGAAACAGAATTGCTGAGAAGATCTTCGGCGGCGCTACGGTAGTACTCCCAATTTGCAGATACCTTGAGAGTGTCGTAAAACAGCATCATCCAAGACAGACAACTGCCGTATTTTTTGAGGGGATCAACTCCTCACACTGGCATCATACCGAGAGCATGAAACTGAAACATCCCTGTGTTGGACTATTACAAGACGCAAATTGGTGGGGAAAAACAAAAGAGATGTTGATATTGAAAAAAGTCTTGGAGGCAATGCACGATGTAAACTTCTATTGGGCTGGAGATGGACCCTTCAGAGACCAGATAGTTGCAGAGCTAGGCAAATTTGATAATTTCAAGTGGTTGGGTAGACTGGATTATCCAGACAAAGTTCGTGAGTATCTTGGCGAAATTGATGTTTATGCCCTAATCAGTGGAATGGACTTGGCACCGCTTACCTTGAAAGAAGCTCAGCTCATGGAAAAACCAGTCGTAGCCACAAATGTCGGAGGAATACCTGAGATGATGCAGGATAAAAAAACAGGATTTCTAGTTAACGAAGGAGATCATCAGGATTTAATTGAAAAGCTGTCAACTCTGATATCTGATAAAAACATGGCAGACAAGATGGGCAAAAATGGTCGCAAATTTGTTGAGGAGACGTTCAGTTGGGACATAATTGCACGCGACTTTCTTGATGTAGTCAAACTTAACATGCACAAAGATCGAAAATCACAGATTCCAAAATAAAACGAATGATGTAATAACATGATATTTGTTGTTTTATGTTGACATAGTTAATGGCTTCAATCATTACGAGGTGTATAGTATGTGGTAATACCGAGCTGTCAAAGTATGCAGATGATTCCGGATTAGATTTACCGGTTTATCAGTGCAAGCAATGCAATCTATATTGTACAGGAGGCTCCGAATCCGCAATAAAGGAAAAAACATCCACGCTGTATCACGGTAAGTACTGGGATGAGCGAAAGTCAGAGTTTTCACTAAAATCAGATTACATAGATCCTGATTCTCAGAGTAAGAAAAGAAACTGGGTCTCGCAGTATGCCTACTGTGAACCGGATTTAAAAAATAAAAAGAACCTTTTGGAGATAGGTGCCGGTGCAGGTCAAGCTTCTTTTTGGTTTGAACAAAAAGGCTTTTCCGTTACCGCCATAGAACCAGATGAGAGAAATGTGAGATTGATTAATGAGAAGCTGTCAAATGGGCACTGTATTCAGGGATTCATAGAGGATATAGAAATTGATGGGGAGTTTGATGTCATGTGGATGTCGCATGTGTTAGAACATCTAGTGAGGCCAGATCTTTTTTTGAGGAAGATAAGGAAAAACCTGCGAGAAGACGGCGTATTCTTTATAGAGGTTCCAAATTGCGAAAACCCGACAATGCTAAAGGCATCCATTAACGAACCACATACTTTTCATTTTTCAAAAAACAACTTACAGAATCTTGTGGAAAACGAAGGCTATAAGATAAAACATTGCGACTTTTTTCGACCTTCCACCAAAATAGAAGGAGGGATCAACAAAATTATGAGGAATGTAGGAATCAAAACGAGTCATTTTGCATACTATCCACGCATCAAGACAAGCGGCAGAATGGGTCGAGATTTACGAATGATAATCCACAAACAATAGATCTATTCACCAAGCATCATTTATGAAAATATTTAGAGAATCTTATGTTCCTCAACGCGGGGAATTTTTGATTGATTTTTTGACGCAGCATCCATCTTTTTTCAAAACGACGGTATTTTTTTAGAACATGATCAATTTTGTCCTTCGGATATACTTGGTGTAATGGTTTTTTCAGAGAGGCCTGTTCAAACCAACACATTGCGTGAAATAGATTATGCTTGGAGCTGTTTTCAAGCCCGAGTTGTTCATATTGCTGTTTTAAGTTTGTCTTAATCAGCACGCCATCGAAGTTCTTAGATACGTTGTCATCAATTAGCTTTGTAACTCCGTCGGACAGTGCATAGTCATCAAATAAAACTCGAAAGTTGTCAGAGGCGATATCCAGAAAGGCGTAAAAATCGTGTTCAACTGCCTCAAATACATGATGTCCATCTATGTAAGCAAAGTCTATTTTGGGAAATTTGAATTTGTCTACAACTTCACCAGAATAGCCAGAAAATGGTTTGATTTTTGATAGCCATCTGTCAGATGCGATCTTGTCCCAAAGCTGAGGTGCAGATAAGATATTGACTTTACCATCTATTACGATTTCAAATTTTGTGTCAAGTGTAGGATCTATCGTATGGATCGTTCCGGGAATGTCATAGTCATCCATAGCCCACGCCATACACAAAGCTGAGTATCCTTTCGCTGTGCCAATTTCCAGAATGTTCAATGGTTTGTATTTTGCAACAATGGAATAAAGTAACATGCCACGCTCATAATTAATTATGTATAGTTCTTTGTTTTCAGGATACATTGGAGTCAGTTTACTCAGTTTCAAGAACTCTTCATCATCAGGCACCGCAACTCCCAAAGACTTTATGAAAGATCTTATGTCAGTTGTTTCCATTATTGAGACACCAAATCGTCCTTTATTTTTGTACTTATCATGATATACTAATCTAATGTTGTAGTCTCTTTAATTTCGTTAGTAATGTAAAGTCGATACCACACCTCAAAAGCAAGCAGGCCAAGAAACTTGTTGACATATCTAACATCCAGATCAGTTTTGTTCAGATACTTATCAATCCAGTCTTGACTTATCCAGCCGTCTGCAACAATACGCGAGTTTAGCAGGTATTGCTCGCACAATCGTTTACCGTGGGAATGCCACAGGTTAATTGTATTGACGTTGAATCCGAGTTTTTCTTCAGATATCAACGAGTTTGCATGATATTTCTGCAGCAGTACACGAAGTAACAGTTTTCCAACATTGGTTTGTGAATCGTACTTGAATTTGTTTGGTAATGGCATGACGTACGAGATTAGATGTGTAGAGAGCAGCGGCGTGATCGATTCCATATCAAAATGACGATGAAGTGCCGTATTTACTGGACTGAAATTATATAGCAGTTTACCATTATAGTCTGCCAAGAGAACTTGGGTTAACCGAGGCAGGTTGTTGTCAAAATATGGAATCAGGATATCATATATCGATTCCCATGTAAAACCAGTTTTGTGTCCGAACAGCATTTCTTGGTCTGGAACTCGATCTCGCCCATGACATTCCAGATATGCTTTTACCTTTTCTAGCACAGTTGAGTTATCTGTTGTCAATGAGAGAAATTTTTTGTATCTGAATGTATATCCTCCAAACACCTCATCCCCCCCGTCTCCAGATGCCAGATATTTTGATAGTGTGTATGCTTTTTTTACGACATAATACCAGTGTATATCCCAGAACGGCAATTTGATTATGCTGATCGCTTTTGGTAATTCACTCAGATAGTTATCCAGTTCTATGATATGGTGGTTTGCGCCGAAATGTTCTGCAATTTTTGCGGCAGATTTTGTCTCGTCTACACTATTTGCAAATTTTATAGATACTGCATCAATTCGAATGTTCGGTAATGTCTTGCGCAGAGATGCTAGTACTAGTGTAGAATCGACGCCACCGCTTAACGCAATAGATACGTTTTTTGTACCATTAGTTCCCAATTGGTTCCTTATTGTATCCTGAATCGATTTTTCAATTATATCAGTAGATGGCTCAATGTTATTTTCAACAAGATTTTTCCACTCCATCTTTGGTAGAATTGGCTTTTGAGAAGAGTCATACCTTAGCGTGAGAATATTTTTTACTGTATCAGGATTTAGAGTCAATTAGATTTTCCGCGTCCTAGACCACGAAATATCAGACCTGCTTTTCTTGCTGCGTGTTTATCCATTATTCCCCGCGTATCAATTACCACTAGATTCTTCTTTTTTGTTGCAAGGTATGTGGGCTCAATGTCAAAGAATTCCTTGTGCGCAGTTACCAGTATTACCGCATCAACTTGCTCCACCAAGCCATTTAGTTCACTTTCAACATCTATTCCATACACATTAGAGGACCTGAAATAGGGATCATAGATCTTCACCGTGGCGCCAGCAGATCTGAGTCTATTTACAATGCTTTCTGCAGGAGAGATCTGTATGTCCTTGACGTCTGGCTTGTATGATATACCAAGAATCAAGATATTACTTTTTTCAATTGTCTTGTTTGCTTCTGCAAGTGCATGTGTGAGAAGGTTGACTACGTGTATCGGCATACTCTCGTTTATTTCCCTTCCAGCTTTCACTATTCGAAGCAGATTAGGGTCAAACTTTCGTGCAGAATTGAGCAGCTGATATGAATTTACAGGCAGACAAGGGCCGCCAACGCCAGGCCCAGGATAATGAACTTGAAAGTTGTATTTTTTATCTGCCGCCTCTAACACCTTTAGGATGTCAATATCCAGTCTCTCAAACAACATTGCTAGTTCGTTAACAAACGCAATGTTGATGTCACGGAAAACGTTTGTTGTAAGCTTAACTGCATTTGCAGTTTTGCAGTTTGGCATATGCATAAGTTCTACTGGGAATATGTAGTGATATATCTCCAGTATGATGTTCGCTGTTTTATCATCTATTCCAGCTACCAGTCTTGGAAGTGTGGTAAAATCTCGCAGTATCTCCCCGGGGTTTGCGTTTTCTGGGCAAACACCGATACCAAAATCTCTTCCTGCTATGAGACGCCCCTCCGATTCTATTATATGGATCAGCTCATTTTCAATGAACCCAGGTTCGATCGTGCTTTCTACCACCACAAGGGAATGAGGCGTGATTAATTTCCCAAGTTGCTTGCCGACTATTTTTAGTGCGTCATAGCTAGGAATGTTGTCACTATCCATTGGTGTGGGAAGTGATAACAGGATCAGGTCAGATGCTGGAACTGCCTCCTCGATCTTTGTTGTTGCGTGGAATAGTTTTTTGTCAATCACATCGTTGAAGATGTTTTCATATCCTGGTTCATCCTTAAGTGGGAAGATTTTTGAATTAATCTTATTTACAAGATCAGCATTTATGTCAACTCCAATAGTTGGTAGCTTGGAATTTGCAACGAAAAGTGCGGTTGGAAGTCCTATCCTGCCAATTCCAATTACACAAACTCGCACATTACCGGATTTTAGAAGATTCTGTATTTTCGCGGAATCCTGAAGCATTATCTGGTTTGTTTTTTCACCGGTGTTTGACAAGTGGTTGAGTGACTTACGATTTAATCAATTAATATAAATTTACATCACAAGCCGATTTTAAAATTTAAAAACACAGTAAATAAGGAAAATTACCTTTGAAATGCGTCATAACAGCTGCGGGAAAGGGAACGCGACTCCTTCCTATTACAAAAGAGCTCCCAAAAGAGATGATGCCGATTTTTACGAGAATGTACGGTAAAGATCGAGTGGTGATCCCCCTTTTGCAGTACATATTTGAACAGCTTTACGCGCTGAACATGCACGATTATTGTTTCGTGGTAGGAAGAGAGAAGAGATCCATAGAGGATCACTTTACGCCTCACGAGTCATACCTTA comes from the Candidatus Nitrosotenuis cloacae genome and includes:
- a CDS encoding glycosyltransferase family 4 protein, yielding MLEAVLKILIAYGSKGKFFHMKEFANSLERLGVQCELVKDTDYSRGFPSKNPRDWFCGSSKLKKLLKNTKPDVVFIDRQSHFGLNVLKAKIPLFVLLRGHYWSEIEFAKKTLYHGALMRLVLWFRNRIAEKIFGGATVVLPICRYLESVVKQHHPRQTTAVFFEGINSSHWHHTESMKLKHPCVGLLQDANWWGKTKEMLILKKVLEAMHDVNFYWAGDGPFRDQIVAELGKFDNFKWLGRLDYPDKVREYLGEIDVYALISGMDLAPLTLKEAQLMEKPVVATNVGGIPEMMQDKKTGFLVNEGDHQDLIEKLSTLISDKNMADKMGKNGRKFVEETFSWDIIARDFLDVVKLNMHKDRKSQIPK
- a CDS encoding class I SAM-dependent methyltransferase → MASIITRCIVCGNTELSKYADDSGLDLPVYQCKQCNLYCTGGSESAIKEKTSTLYHGKYWDERKSEFSLKSDYIDPDSQSKKRNWVSQYAYCEPDLKNKKNLLEIGAGAGQASFWFEQKGFSVTAIEPDERNVRLINEKLSNGHCIQGFIEDIEIDGEFDVMWMSHVLEHLVRPDLFLRKIRKNLREDGVFFIEVPNCENPTMLKASINEPHTFHFSKNNLQNLVENEGYKIKHCDFFRPSTKIEGGINKIMRNVGIKTSHFAYYPRIKTSGRMGRDLRMIIHKQ
- a CDS encoding O-methyltransferase, with translation METTDIRSFIKSLGVAVPDDEEFLKLSKLTPMYPENKELYIINYERGMLLYSIVAKYKPLNILEIGTAKGYSALCMAWAMDDYDIPGTIHTIDPTLDTKFEIVIDGKVNILSAPQLWDKIASDRWLSKIKPFSGYSGEVVDKFKFPKIDFAYIDGHHVFEAVEHDFYAFLDIASDNFRVLFDDYALSDGVTKLIDDNVSKNFDGVLIKTNLKQQYEQLGLENSSKHNLFHAMCWFEQASLKKPLHQVYPKDKIDHVLKKYRRFEKRWMLRQKINQKFPALRNIRFSKYFHK
- a CDS encoding asparagine synthase-related protein; this encodes MTLNPDTVKNILTLRYDSSQKPILPKMEWKNLVENNIEPSTDIIEKSIQDTIRNQLGTNGTKNVSIALSGGVDSTLVLASLRKTLPNIRIDAVSIKFANSVDETKSAAKIAEHFGANHHIIELDNYLSELPKAISIIKLPFWDIHWYYVVKKAYTLSKYLASGDGGDEVFGGYTFRYKKFLSLTTDNSTVLEKVKAYLECHGRDRVPDQEMLFGHKTGFTWESIYDILIPYFDNNLPRLTQVLLADYNGKLLYNFSPVNTALHRHFDMESITPLLSTHLISYVMPLPNKFKYDSQTNVGKLLLRVLLQKYHANSLISEEKLGFNVNTINLWHSHGKRLCEQYLLNSRIVADGWISQDWIDKYLNKTDLDVRYVNKFLGLLAFEVWYRLYITNEIKETTTLD
- a CDS encoding nucleotide sugar dehydrogenase, with amino-acid sequence MSNTGEKTNQIMLQDSAKIQNLLKSGNVRVCVIGIGRIGLPTALFVANSKLPTIGVDINADLVNKINSKIFPLKDEPGYENIFNDVIDKKLFHATTKIEEAVPASDLILLSLPTPMDSDNIPSYDALKIVGKQLGKLITPHSLVVVESTIEPGFIENELIHIIESEGRLIAGRDFGIGVCPENANPGEILRDFTTLPRLVAGIDDKTANIILEIYHYIFPVELMHMPNCKTANAVKLTTNVFRDINIAFVNELAMLFERLDIDILKVLEAADKKYNFQVHYPGPGVGGPCLPVNSYQLLNSARKFDPNLLRIVKAGREINESMPIHVVNLLTHALAEANKTIEKSNILILGISYKPDVKDIQISPAESIVNRLRSAGATVKIYDPYFRSSNVYGIDVESELNGLVEQVDAVILVTAHKEFFDIEPTYLATKKKNLVVIDTRGIMDKHAARKAGLIFRGLGRGKSN